One genomic window of Leopardus geoffroyi isolate Oge1 chromosome C3, O.geoffroyi_Oge1_pat1.0, whole genome shotgun sequence includes the following:
- the F13B gene encoding coagulation factor XIII B chain isoform X2: MRSKDLAFIIVLIISGELYAEEKPCGFPSVENGRIAQYYYPFKSYYFPMRINEKLSFSCLAGYSTATGKQEERITCTQEGWSPEPRCFKKCTKPELTNGYISDVKLWYKIQENMRYSCNSGYKTTGGKDEEVVQCLADGWSSQPACRKEHETCSVPELHHGNYSTTQKTFQVKDRVQYECTAGYYTAGGRKAEEVECRTYGWSLTPRCTRRRNRCPPPPLPLNSKIQTHSTTYRHGEVVHVECEINFEIQGSEEIRCENGKWTEPPKCIEQKEKIACEDPPFIENGMANPHSTIYYNGDTVAYECKSGYHLRGSKEITCKRGNWTRPPECVENNENCKPPPAVINGAVVDGLLASYTTGSSVEYRCNEYYLLSGAKISRCEQGRWSPPPVCLEPCTINVDYMKRNNIEMKWKYEGKVLHGDLIDFVCKQGYDLSPSTPLSELSVQCNRGEVRYPLCIIKESKGMCAYPPLIKNGVMISSTLGIYENGSSVEYRCFDHHFLQGSRESYCLDGVWTTPPSCLEPCTLSFVEMENNNLLLKWSFDNRPYIFHGEYIEFLCRRDTYIDESSIIGSELRVQCDRGQLKYPTCVPKERMLSYQERLRT; the protein is encoded by the exons ATGAGGTCGAAAGACTTGGCTTTTATCATCGTATTAATCATCTCAGGAGAACTCTATGCAGAAg AGAAACCCTGTGGCTTTCCTAGTGTGGAAAATGGAAGGATTGCCCAATATTACTATCCTTTTAAAAGCTATTACTTTCcaatgagaataaatgaaaaattgtcATTTTCCTGCTTGGCTGGTTATTCAACGGCAACTGGAAAACAAGAGGAGCGAATCACATGTACCCAAGAGGGCTGGTCTCCAGAACCACGATGCTTCA AAAAATGCACTAAACCCGAGCTGACAAATGGTTACATCTCTGATGTAAAATTATGGTACAAAATCCAAGAGAACATGCGTTATAGTTGTAATTCAGGATATAAAACTACTGGAGGGAAGGATGAAGAAGTGGTTCAATGTCTTGCTGATGGATGGTCTTCTCAACCTGCCTGCAGGAAGGAACATG aaacatgtTCGGTCCCTGAATTACATCATGGAAATTATTCCACAACGCAGAAAACATTCCAGGTGAAGGACAGAGTACAATACGAATGCACTGCGGGCTACTATACagctggaggaaggaaggcagaggaggtAGAATGTCGCACATATGGATGGTCTCTCACACCAAGATGTACCA gaagaAGAAACCGATGTCCTCCACCACCTCTGCCACTAAACTCCAAAATCCAAACACATTCGACAACTTATCGTCACGGAGAAGTAGTCCATGTAgaatgtgaaattaattttgagaTACAGGGATCAGAAGAAATACgttgtgaaaatggaaaatggacaGAACCTCCAAAATGCATTG AACAAAAGGAGAAGATAGCCTGTGAGGACCCACCTTTCATTGAGAATGGCATGGCAAACCCACACTCTACGATTTACTACAATGGGGATACAGTGGCGTATGAATGTAAAAGCGGGTATCATCTCCGGGGATCAAAAGAAATAACTTGTAAACGTGGAAACTGGACACGTCCTCCTGAGTGTGTTG aaaataatgagaattgtAAGCCTCCACCTGCTGTAATAAATGGGGCTGTTGTTGATGGATTACTGGCAAGCTACACAACAGGATCCTCTGTGGAATATAGATGCAATGAATACTACTTATTGAGTGGGGCAAAAATATCTCGTTGTGAACAAGGAAGATGGTCACCCCCACCTGTTTGCTTAG AGCCATGTACTATTAATGTGGattacatgaaaagaaataacatagaGATGAAGTGGAAGTATGAAGGAAAGGTCTTACATGGAGATTTAATAGATTTTGTATGTAAACAAGGATATGACTTATCTCCATCAACCCCATTGTCTGAATTATCTGTACAGTGCAATAGAGGAGAAGTGAGATATCCTTTATGTAttataaaag aATCTAAAGGAATGTGTGCATATCCTCCACTTATTAAAAATGGAGTCATGATTAGTTCAACATTAGGCATCTACGAAAATGGTTCTTCAGTAGAATACAGATGTTTTGATCACCATTTCCTTCAAGGGTCTAGGGAGTCCTATTGCTTAGATGGAGTGTGGACTACACCACCATCATGTTTAG agcctTGTACGTTATCTTttgttgaaatggaaaataataatttactccTGAAATGGAGTTTTGACAACAGACCATATATTTTCCATGGCGAGTATATTGAATTTCTTTGTAGGAGAGATACATATATAGATGAGTCCTCTATTATAGGATCTGAACTCAGAGTGCAATGTGACAGAGGGCAGTTAAAATATCCAACATGTGTTCCAAAAGAAAG GATGCTGTCTTATCAAGAACGCTTAAGGACATAA
- the F13B gene encoding coagulation factor XIII B chain isoform X3, protein MRSKDLAFIIVLIISGELYAEEKCTKPELTNGYISDVKLWYKIQENMRYSCNSGYKTTGGKDEEVVQCLADGWSSQPACRKEHETCSVPELHHGNYSTTQKTFQVKDRVQYECTAGYYTAGGRKAEEVECRTYGWSLTPRCTKLKCSSLRLIENGYFHPIKQTYEEGDVVQFFCHENYYLSGSDLIQCYNFGWYPESPVCEGRRNRCPPPPLPLNSKIQTHSTTYRHGEVVHVECEINFEIQGSEEIRCENGKWTEPPKCIEQKEKIACEDPPFIENGMANPHSTIYYNGDTVAYECKSGYHLRGSKEITCKRGNWTRPPECVENNENCKPPPAVINGAVVDGLLASYTTGSSVEYRCNEYYLLSGAKISRCEQGRWSPPPVCLEPCTINVDYMKRNNIEMKWKYEGKVLHGDLIDFVCKQGYDLSPSTPLSELSVQCNRGEVRYPLCIIKESKGMCAYPPLIKNGVMISSTLGIYENGSSVEYRCFDHHFLQGSRESYCLDGVWTTPPSCLEPCTLSFVEMENNNLLLKWSFDNRPYIFHGEYIEFLCRRDTYIDESSIIGSELRVQCDRGQLKYPTCVPKERMLSYQERLRT, encoded by the exons ATGAGGTCGAAAGACTTGGCTTTTATCATCGTATTAATCATCTCAGGAGAACTCTATGCAGAAg AAAAATGCACTAAACCCGAGCTGACAAATGGTTACATCTCTGATGTAAAATTATGGTACAAAATCCAAGAGAACATGCGTTATAGTTGTAATTCAGGATATAAAACTACTGGAGGGAAGGATGAAGAAGTGGTTCAATGTCTTGCTGATGGATGGTCTTCTCAACCTGCCTGCAGGAAGGAACATG aaacatgtTCGGTCCCTGAATTACATCATGGAAATTATTCCACAACGCAGAAAACATTCCAGGTGAAGGACAGAGTACAATACGAATGCACTGCGGGCTACTATACagctggaggaaggaaggcagaggaggtAGAATGTCGCACATATGGATGGTCTCTCACACCAAGATGTACCA aattaaagTGCTCTTCTTTAAGATTAATAGAAAATGGTTATTTTCATCCTATAAAGCAAACTTATGAAGAAGGAGATGTAGTTCAGTTTTTCTGTCATGAAAATTATTATCTAAGTGGATCTGATTTAATTCAGTGCTATAACTTTGGTTGGTATCCAGAATCTCCTGTATGtgaag gaagaAGAAACCGATGTCCTCCACCACCTCTGCCACTAAACTCCAAAATCCAAACACATTCGACAACTTATCGTCACGGAGAAGTAGTCCATGTAgaatgtgaaattaattttgagaTACAGGGATCAGAAGAAATACgttgtgaaaatggaaaatggacaGAACCTCCAAAATGCATTG AACAAAAGGAGAAGATAGCCTGTGAGGACCCACCTTTCATTGAGAATGGCATGGCAAACCCACACTCTACGATTTACTACAATGGGGATACAGTGGCGTATGAATGTAAAAGCGGGTATCATCTCCGGGGATCAAAAGAAATAACTTGTAAACGTGGAAACTGGACACGTCCTCCTGAGTGTGTTG aaaataatgagaattgtAAGCCTCCACCTGCTGTAATAAATGGGGCTGTTGTTGATGGATTACTGGCAAGCTACACAACAGGATCCTCTGTGGAATATAGATGCAATGAATACTACTTATTGAGTGGGGCAAAAATATCTCGTTGTGAACAAGGAAGATGGTCACCCCCACCTGTTTGCTTAG AGCCATGTACTATTAATGTGGattacatgaaaagaaataacatagaGATGAAGTGGAAGTATGAAGGAAAGGTCTTACATGGAGATTTAATAGATTTTGTATGTAAACAAGGATATGACTTATCTCCATCAACCCCATTGTCTGAATTATCTGTACAGTGCAATAGAGGAGAAGTGAGATATCCTTTATGTAttataaaag aATCTAAAGGAATGTGTGCATATCCTCCACTTATTAAAAATGGAGTCATGATTAGTTCAACATTAGGCATCTACGAAAATGGTTCTTCAGTAGAATACAGATGTTTTGATCACCATTTCCTTCAAGGGTCTAGGGAGTCCTATTGCTTAGATGGAGTGTGGACTACACCACCATCATGTTTAG agcctTGTACGTTATCTTttgttgaaatggaaaataataatttactccTGAAATGGAGTTTTGACAACAGACCATATATTTTCCATGGCGAGTATATTGAATTTCTTTGTAGGAGAGATACATATATAGATGAGTCCTCTATTATAGGATCTGAACTCAGAGTGCAATGTGACAGAGGGCAGTTAAAATATCCAACATGTGTTCCAAAAGAAAG GATGCTGTCTTATCAAGAACGCTTAAGGACATAA
- the F13B gene encoding coagulation factor XIII B chain isoform X1, with protein sequence MRSKDLAFIIVLIISGELYAEEKPCGFPSVENGRIAQYYYPFKSYYFPMRINEKLSFSCLAGYSTATGKQEERITCTQEGWSPEPRCFKKCTKPELTNGYISDVKLWYKIQENMRYSCNSGYKTTGGKDEEVVQCLADGWSSQPACRKEHETCSVPELHHGNYSTTQKTFQVKDRVQYECTAGYYTAGGRKAEEVECRTYGWSLTPRCTKLKCSSLRLIENGYFHPIKQTYEEGDVVQFFCHENYYLSGSDLIQCYNFGWYPESPVCEGRRNRCPPPPLPLNSKIQTHSTTYRHGEVVHVECEINFEIQGSEEIRCENGKWTEPPKCIEQKEKIACEDPPFIENGMANPHSTIYYNGDTVAYECKSGYHLRGSKEITCKRGNWTRPPECVENNENCKPPPAVINGAVVDGLLASYTTGSSVEYRCNEYYLLSGAKISRCEQGRWSPPPVCLEPCTINVDYMKRNNIEMKWKYEGKVLHGDLIDFVCKQGYDLSPSTPLSELSVQCNRGEVRYPLCIIKESKGMCAYPPLIKNGVMISSTLGIYENGSSVEYRCFDHHFLQGSRESYCLDGVWTTPPSCLEPCTLSFVEMENNNLLLKWSFDNRPYIFHGEYIEFLCRRDTYIDESSIIGSELRVQCDRGQLKYPTCVPKERMLSYQERLRT encoded by the exons ATGAGGTCGAAAGACTTGGCTTTTATCATCGTATTAATCATCTCAGGAGAACTCTATGCAGAAg AGAAACCCTGTGGCTTTCCTAGTGTGGAAAATGGAAGGATTGCCCAATATTACTATCCTTTTAAAAGCTATTACTTTCcaatgagaataaatgaaaaattgtcATTTTCCTGCTTGGCTGGTTATTCAACGGCAACTGGAAAACAAGAGGAGCGAATCACATGTACCCAAGAGGGCTGGTCTCCAGAACCACGATGCTTCA AAAAATGCACTAAACCCGAGCTGACAAATGGTTACATCTCTGATGTAAAATTATGGTACAAAATCCAAGAGAACATGCGTTATAGTTGTAATTCAGGATATAAAACTACTGGAGGGAAGGATGAAGAAGTGGTTCAATGTCTTGCTGATGGATGGTCTTCTCAACCTGCCTGCAGGAAGGAACATG aaacatgtTCGGTCCCTGAATTACATCATGGAAATTATTCCACAACGCAGAAAACATTCCAGGTGAAGGACAGAGTACAATACGAATGCACTGCGGGCTACTATACagctggaggaaggaaggcagaggaggtAGAATGTCGCACATATGGATGGTCTCTCACACCAAGATGTACCA aattaaagTGCTCTTCTTTAAGATTAATAGAAAATGGTTATTTTCATCCTATAAAGCAAACTTATGAAGAAGGAGATGTAGTTCAGTTTTTCTGTCATGAAAATTATTATCTAAGTGGATCTGATTTAATTCAGTGCTATAACTTTGGTTGGTATCCAGAATCTCCTGTATGtgaag gaagaAGAAACCGATGTCCTCCACCACCTCTGCCACTAAACTCCAAAATCCAAACACATTCGACAACTTATCGTCACGGAGAAGTAGTCCATGTAgaatgtgaaattaattttgagaTACAGGGATCAGAAGAAATACgttgtgaaaatggaaaatggacaGAACCTCCAAAATGCATTG AACAAAAGGAGAAGATAGCCTGTGAGGACCCACCTTTCATTGAGAATGGCATGGCAAACCCACACTCTACGATTTACTACAATGGGGATACAGTGGCGTATGAATGTAAAAGCGGGTATCATCTCCGGGGATCAAAAGAAATAACTTGTAAACGTGGAAACTGGACACGTCCTCCTGAGTGTGTTG aaaataatgagaattgtAAGCCTCCACCTGCTGTAATAAATGGGGCTGTTGTTGATGGATTACTGGCAAGCTACACAACAGGATCCTCTGTGGAATATAGATGCAATGAATACTACTTATTGAGTGGGGCAAAAATATCTCGTTGTGAACAAGGAAGATGGTCACCCCCACCTGTTTGCTTAG AGCCATGTACTATTAATGTGGattacatgaaaagaaataacatagaGATGAAGTGGAAGTATGAAGGAAAGGTCTTACATGGAGATTTAATAGATTTTGTATGTAAACAAGGATATGACTTATCTCCATCAACCCCATTGTCTGAATTATCTGTACAGTGCAATAGAGGAGAAGTGAGATATCCTTTATGTAttataaaag aATCTAAAGGAATGTGTGCATATCCTCCACTTATTAAAAATGGAGTCATGATTAGTTCAACATTAGGCATCTACGAAAATGGTTCTTCAGTAGAATACAGATGTTTTGATCACCATTTCCTTCAAGGGTCTAGGGAGTCCTATTGCTTAGATGGAGTGTGGACTACACCACCATCATGTTTAG agcctTGTACGTTATCTTttgttgaaatggaaaataataatttactccTGAAATGGAGTTTTGACAACAGACCATATATTTTCCATGGCGAGTATATTGAATTTCTTTGTAGGAGAGATACATATATAGATGAGTCCTCTATTATAGGATCTGAACTCAGAGTGCAATGTGACAGAGGGCAGTTAAAATATCCAACATGTGTTCCAAAAGAAAG GATGCTGTCTTATCAAGAACGCTTAAGGACATAA